atgctcttgatatattacaagaaacaagcatgattgattgtagaccggtagacagtcccatggacccaaaccagaaattaaggacagaaggtgaattattctccgatccagagaggtataggaggctggttggcaaactgatttatctcactattacaaggccagatctatcctttgcagttggagtggttagttagttcatgcaggctccatgtattgaccattggaatgctctcattcgcattctaaggtatgtaaagaaggctcccgggcaaggattgttatatgaagataaaggaagcattcatgtctctgggtattgtgatgcagattgggcaggttcacctattgatagacggtctacaacaggatattgtgtttttctgggaggaaacattatttcatggaaaagtaagaaacagaatgtagtagctcgatcaaccgcggaagccgagtatagggcaatggcatcactaacatgtgaacttatatgggtgaaacaattccttcaagaggttaaattttgtgacatccatactatgaagatgtattgcgacaatcaagctgctctccacattgcatcaaatccagtgtttcacgagaggactaaacatatagaaattgattgtcattttgttcgtgaaaagttgttgaacaaagaaatatgtactgagtttattgggtcaaacgatcaactcgcagatgtattgaccaagtcattaaggggtcctcagattgagtttatttgttccaagcttggtacatacaatttgtatgctccagcttgagggggagtgttaggatatttatcctattttatcatcattatagtgtgtcaagggtttccctatttatcatgattatattatgtctaggattaccctatttatcatgattatattgtgtctagggttaccctatttatcatgtatttgtgtatcaatttattcttataaatagaagattgtgagagggatcaatcaagccctctagaattattttacagtttcaatcttaagtataACCAGCTGAGTAATGTTCctgacttttattttattccattGGGAATAAACCCCAGAATCCTACCATCAATATTCTACTGAGGCTGGGCCTCGTGCCTAGTAGTCTCCTCACTAATCACATAAAACAAAATGATTGGCGTGTTACCAATACATTTGACCTAGAGCACATTATAAGCTACAATTCAACATAGCTTTTACAGTTAGGTGAAGGAGAAGTGAAGGAAAAACCATTAAGatacaaaaaatatgatagAAAACTCACCTTTCTGCAGTTCCTCCGGTGAAAAATTCTGCAATTATAACAAGGGCAAAATGATGTCAAttgaagcaaaagaaaaaactaaaattgcaTATTATATGAACACACAAACCAGAGCTTTTGGGTTCGACAAAATGCATTTGGCCATGAAGTTGGCAACACCATCAACCACATGTTCTTCACTGATGACCAGGTAACTCTCATCATCAATTCCACTCATTTCCTCAATGTTACTAAGATCTGTCTCATCCTTAACCCACACCCACCAACTTGGTTCTTGAGAGTCAACATTGACCAAAATGTCAGCTGATTTATAATCAACCTCTGTCAAATACCAGACAAAAACCAAAAGATTGTCAATATCTAATTATTACAATGCACGCAAGACACATTTTCAAAGTAGAGAATTTTACCAGTGGCCTCCTTGAAAGGAAATTGATTTCCTCCGCTAGCAGTTTCCTGTTGTAGGAACTTGAGCCGATTCAGGTACTCATCAGACCTCATTGTAGCAACTAACCGGTCATTCAACTATAGCCAAATATCACCAAAATATAAACAAGGAACAGGTAAAAAACATCATGACCAAACCCAAAGCACAATGCAGCCAAACTAATAATGCTTggaataaattatgaaaatgctTCTAGATTCGTAAATGTAGATGCAATAATATCACAAAATATGATTGACCAGCACCCAACTGTATCcaattataagaaattaaaagcaTTCGatctaaaaaataaacttcTGTCCCAAAAGTTTGCTTCGTTTCTATTTATTTACCAATACTCCCACGAGTATAGACTAATTCCATTATGATGGTTAGGTATAGGTTACCCAAAATGGCAATCTTATGATGCCTGGAGTCTCGGTTCATTTCCAATGCGATCAAGATCACATTATATAACAATTAGCTTCATCGataaaaatactataattttCTTTCCATGTATTATGGAAGAAGTAGCATCCAATTAAAAAATGGTCCTCCAGAAATTAGCTTTTCTCTTTTTACTTTCATACCAAAATTTCCACCCTTGTTTATCAATTAGACAGACCGAGACACATTTTTCAGAGCAAAGTCCATTATTGAGATAAATTCAGACATTCTCACATcacaattaattttataaaaataatttcattttttcaaaCCTCAGAACAAACTGGCCCTGAGGTTGAAGGTTGGGTCAAGTTCTCATGGGCGATAAAACTAAAGAATCCTGAATTTCATTTccaataattaagaaaaagagcAGTAcgcaatttaaaataaaacaatagcacccatatttttagaaaataaaacacatttGAGAAAATGACATCATTTGATTgaataaggaaagaaaaagggTTATTGAAATTGGAAATATACATCGGGAGGGCAATTATCGAAGCAAGGCGATTCAGAGAGGTTTTGGAGCAGTTTCAGATTCTGGTCGAGCAAGTTCCTGAGGCGTCGATTTTCTGATCTCAGAGCCTCCAAATCATGGTCAGTTGGGCATTCATCAACAGAGGTGGCGGGGGGCACGGAATTACTGTGGCTGCGGTAATGGTGGGTGTGTTCAACGGCGGTCCATGCAACGTCGGCAACCTCGAGCACCGTCATGGCCACCTCGACGCTTCGCATGATTCAATTTTCGAGATTTGGCCTTTCGATTGGGCGAATCTTCGGTTCTGAGAGTTCCGTTAGGGTTTCGGTTTTCGCACGGAATGGCGGATTGTCGTCGTTTTCGTCTGGTGGTGGTGAGATAGAtatagaatattattttatttgttcgtgtgttataaaaaagaataattttgttggaatattaaagaaaaaatgctttttaaaatatgtttaaaattcttagaattttgtatttttaaataataaaactaaaaaatttctttattttaaaaaattgagttGGCAAACGAAATTAGTTGACCAATTGGGTtcctattttaatataattgtacAACTACAATTGTAGAGTATGTATTGCTTCACTTATATGTCATTTTTGCAATTTCCCCGCACGTAAACTCACCCCAAAcgcgtatatatatatatatatatatatatatacatgtatatgtatatatacatgtatatgtatatatacatgtatatgtatatatacatgtatatgtatatatacatgtatatgtatatatacatgtatatgtatatatacatgtatatacgtatatatacatgtatatacgtatatacatgtatatacgtatatacatgtatatacgtatatacatgtatatacgtatatacatgtatatacgtatatacatgtatatacgtatatacatgtatatacgtatatacatgtatatacgtatatacatgtatatatatatatacctgtttttagttggtacattttagtaatgtgtatcgagttttaatagacaaaaatactcttatatatgatggattctaagttttaaagttaaggatattttaataattttcattctcaaaactaaaaaaaaaaatccctaaACTTTTGCTCACCTCCCTTGTTCttctcaaccatttctctttcatctatctcactccaacatttttcTCTGTCATCTTATGGTAGACACTCCTAACCCTAATctaccttcctcacttatctaatttgattttgatcttTGTTTATTGATGATAGTGTGCCTGCAGAGGAGGAGTTTTAAACAcaacaaaattctaaaatttaaaaacgaaatttaataataatcagaaggaaaaatatataacacaactctccaataaaaaattaacatcaacatcatcaattattttgttattaaagtgtaaaacaaatgaacgaacaaaGCAAGAGCGACAAATTGTGGTGTCGCTGGTTGTTGTGTGTGGGCGAGGAAGAGTATGGAGATTCAGAAAcggttaaacaatcttacaaaaaatgattttataatgagttttcattttataatttttgtcttatctaattttatccaattttcacaagcataaaggaattggtaattgacttgtaaaaaatcagaaatactccgctgttaaacaatttcttacaaaatatgattatataatgagttttcattttataatatttgtgttatttaattttatctaatttttacaagcataatgacattaaaggaattggtaattggcctgtaaaacatcagaaacactcgttgttaaaaattttcttacaaatgattttataatgagttttcattttataatttttgtcgtatataattttatctaattttcataagcataatgacatccgaaggaattggtaattggtctagagggtttttttagagatgatgattcaacatcagatgatgaaattaatgAGGTtaatgaagatggtgaaattgatgaagagatcttgaatgaacctttgtctaaaagtgaatatgtcaatgactcgattctttacaaagaaaaattatttaacgacaagtgtttctgattttttcaattaaggctacagtagggatgacatagaaaaggttggagtgagagagatgaaagagaattcGGGTtaagaggaatgagagaggtgagtaaggatttcggagtttttttagttttgaaaatgaaaattattaaaatactcttaaccttaaaacttagaatccatgatatataaggatatttttgtctactaaaaccaagtacacattgttaaaatgtactAATTGAAAAACAGACGTACGcacgttagcaaacccatatatatatatatatatatatatatatatatatatatatatatatatatatatatatatatatataatctctaTTAGTATGCAGTAAATTCAAGGGGgttgaatcaaattttaaaactaatatggggttaattataatatttataaataaaacattgttaaacctaaaattataacaattaaatattaattttctgtGATATGATTTTtctcataaattataataaaagatattcttatctttattttatggaaatttattaaatcaaaAGGAATTATGtcaatattcatataattttttacgATAATAATAAACACCATTATGTGTCATGAGTTTGAGAAAGtgaaaataagtaaatttaaggagaaagaaaaatgaaagtgatATTATTTAGATTAAGAGAAAGgtattaagaaattaaataaaatttattaaagttttaaatgatCTGATGggttgataaataattttttttaataaaattaattaattaaatatattcttaaaatgaattttattaatacattttaagtatttattatattaaaataaagaataaatattttattcaattttactgaattatatttattttttaattaattatgagatagtttttaaatataaactattataaaaattaggAAAAGTAACTTCTGTGTTTTTTTCGTCGCTAAAAATAAACGCATGCTAAGggtaatttaatattattaaagatagaagaagaaaaagaatattatcTTGgcaattatcaatataaatcttattttcacGTTTTTAATAcaacttatatttaatttatttttctgaagATTCAACAAGAAATCTTGACTAAAACATGTTGGAGtctcaaataatataaaaaggaattaagaaaagagggaaaatcAAACTGCAAAAAATTTACAGAGACCGGCGATAAAATATGTGCTGGTGTTTTAAAAGTTCAATTCTACATCAATCCCTTGTATAATTACACAAATAGAAAGAATGTTTTAGaacaaatagaaaatattaataataaatagactctaattataaaatcaatattcaaatcatatatataaagGTTAATACAATCATCAAACTAACAAATGTAAtcatttataagttttaaaatacaaataacacaaaagtgttaaaaataaacaaaattaaatgtttagCACTTTATCTAAAAGGAGAAAGGTGTACTAAAtctataaaattaagaatttaaaatcGAAATATTGTCTAAAAAGAGAAAACTTAATTATCTTCCTAATAAATAAcaggaagaaaaaataaaatactttctaataaataaataaaaaatatgtgcaaggatttaaaaattaataatgattttaaagaccatacttattttttatttataaaagattcaATTGAAAATAGATTTTCTATTAatcgagttttattttataagaa
This window of the Vigna angularis cultivar LongXiaoDou No.4 chromosome 7, ASM1680809v1, whole genome shotgun sequence genome carries:
- the LOC108338674 gene encoding uncharacterized protein LOC108338674; translated protein: MRSVEVAMTVLEVADVAWTAVEHTHHYRSHSNSVPPATSVDECPTDHDLEALRSENRRLRNLLDQNLKLLQNLSESPCFDNCPPDLNDRLVATMRSDEYLNRLKFLQQETASGGNQFPFKEATEVDYKSADILVNVDSQEPSWWVWVKDETDLSNIEEMSGIDDESYLVISEEHVVDGVANFMAKCILSNPKALNFSPEELQKAISKTLQGTSKLEKILDIWQAGKLFYTLATWGLALAGLYQSRALLRVAAKGVHSGSKLALRAL